One Streptococcus sp. zg-86 DNA window includes the following coding sequences:
- a CDS encoding S1 family peptidase — MKPNRFCQLALVGLLVSSSGLSLTGCSTSQTTAPSTQQAKTKETTKSHREQIKDIATSSYNGIALIQSIENAKGHGTGVFISPDTLLTNRHVVTGLAKADTAVVRTVDQQGKQVDLPIKEFIAPEDESMDIGIVKLQKPITSNKELSHLTIQKIASLDTTDKTKVSDFIRAVGYPGDKEHGTLWDSQGMIKEIDGNFLTYTAPIASGSSGSPLFNKNGDMIGIANASTDDLENPTSFGLLFDKSIRAFIAKHQ, encoded by the coding sequence ATGAAACCAAATCGATTTTGTCAACTGGCACTTGTGGGCCTACTCGTATCAAGCAGTGGACTTTCTCTTACTGGATGCTCAACATCACAGACAACTGCTCCAAGTACCCAACAGGCTAAAACGAAAGAAACAACTAAGAGCCACCGTGAACAAATAAAGGATATTGCCACTAGCTCTTACAATGGCATTGCCTTAATCCAATCAATAGAAAATGCAAAAGGGCACGGTACAGGGGTCTTTATCTCCCCAGATACATTGCTGACCAATCGTCATGTCGTTACTGGTCTTGCAAAAGCAGACACAGCCGTCGTTCGAACTGTTGATCAACAAGGCAAACAAGTGGATCTCCCTATCAAAGAGTTCATTGCCCCAGAAGATGAAAGCATGGATATTGGCATTGTCAAACTCCAAAAACCCATCACTTCCAACAAAGAACTGAGCCACCTTACCATTCAAAAAATTGCTAGTCTTGATACAACGGACAAAACAAAGGTCTCTGATTTTATCCGAGCAGTAGGCTATCCAGGTGATAAAGAACATGGCACATTATGGGATAGTCAGGGAATGATTAAAGAAATTGACGGAAACTTTCTCACCTATACTGCTCCTATCGCTAGTGGGTCATCAGGTTCCCCCTTATTCAATAAAAATGGCGATATGATTGGAATAGCCAATGCTTCAACAGATGATTTAGAAAACCCCACTTCCTTTGGTCTCTTATTTGATAAAAGCATACGCGCATTCATCGCTAAACATCAATAA
- the pflA gene encoding pyruvate formate-lyase-activating protein, with the protein MEAIDYKNVTGLVHSTESFGAVDGPGIRFVVFMQGCHMRCQYCHNPDTWDLVNPAATERTAEDVLNEAIRYKGFWGKEGGITVSGGEATIQIDFLIALFSLAKEKGIHTTLDTCALTFRNTPKYLEKYAKLMEVTDLVLLDIKEMNPDQHRFVTGHSNKTILECARYLSDIGKPVWIRHVLVPNLTDRDEDLIELGKFVKTLDNVERFEVLPYHNLGEFKWRELGRPYPLEGTKPPTRARVENAKELMDTESYQEYLNRVRGN; encoded by the coding sequence ATGGAAGCAATCGATTACAAAAATGTAACAGGTCTAGTGCATTCAACGGAGAGTTTTGGGGCTGTGGATGGTCCGGGCATTCGATTTGTGGTATTCATGCAGGGCTGCCACATGCGTTGTCAGTATTGTCATAATCCTGACACTTGGGACTTGGTCAATCCAGCAGCTACTGAGCGAACAGCAGAGGATGTGTTAAACGAAGCGATTCGCTACAAGGGATTTTGGGGGAAAGAAGGTGGCATTACCGTATCAGGTGGTGAAGCGACCATTCAGATTGACTTTTTGATTGCTTTGTTTAGCTTGGCAAAAGAAAAAGGGATTCATACAACCTTAGATACCTGCGCCCTAACCTTCCGCAATACACCAAAATATCTGGAAAAATATGCTAAGCTCATGGAAGTAACCGACTTGGTCTTGTTGGATATTAAGGAAATGAACCCAGACCAACACCGCTTTGTCACAGGTCATAGTAATAAAACCATTTTAGAATGTGCTCGCTATCTCTCTGATATTGGTAAACCAGTCTGGATTCGTCATGTCTTGGTGCCAAACTTAACAGACCGTGATGAAGACTTGATTGAACTGGGGAAATTTGTTAAGACCTTAGACAATGTCGAGCGATTCGAAGTTCTTCCCTACCATAATCTAGGTGAATTTAAATGGCGGGAATTGGGACGTCCCTATCCACTAGAAGGAACCAAGCCCCCAACTAGAGCCCGCGTTGAAAATGCCAAGGAACTCATGGACACGGAAAGCTATCAGGAGTATCTGAACCGTGTGCGAGGAAATTGA
- a CDS encoding hemolysin family protein yields the protein MEDPGSQTIHLQILLLLLLTLLNAFFSASEMALVSLNRSRVEQKAAEGEKKFIRLLHVLENPNHFLSTIQVGITFISILSGASLAGDLGTVFAGWLGNSATAQTAGYWLALALLTFISIVLGELYPKRIAMNMKENLAVISAPTILFLGKLVSPFVWLLSAATNLISYITPMEFDDADEKMTRDEIEYILTTQSEETLDADEIEMLQGIFSLDEMMAREVMVPRTDAFMVDIEADTATIMAEILKQNFSRIPVYDGDKDNVVGLIHTKRILAEGFSTGFENLNIRRILQEPLFVPETIFVDDLLKALRNTQNQMAILLDEYGGVAGIVTLEDLLEEIVGEIDDETDKTEIFVREIGEHTYIVQGNMTLNDFNEHFGTELESDDVDTIAGFYLTGLGTIPSQEEKEAYEVDNHGYHLIMINDKVKNGRVTKLKMILTPLEAEEDMKDRKEKKD from the coding sequence ATGGAAGACCCTGGTAGTCAGACCATTCATTTACAAATTTTATTATTGCTTTTATTAACCTTACTCAATGCCTTTTTCTCAGCTTCTGAGATGGCTCTTGTTTCTCTTAACCGTTCCCGTGTAGAACAAAAAGCGGCTGAGGGAGAAAAGAAATTTATTCGTTTATTACATGTACTAGAAAATCCGAATCATTTTTTATCGACGATTCAAGTCGGAATTACCTTCATCAGTATCTTGTCAGGGGCGAGCCTAGCAGGTGATTTAGGTACAGTATTTGCTGGCTGGTTAGGAAATTCTGCGACAGCACAGACTGCTGGCTATTGGCTTGCGCTTGCCTTGTTGACCTTTATTTCAATCGTCTTAGGAGAATTATATCCTAAGCGAATTGCCATGAATATGAAGGAAAATTTAGCGGTCATTTCAGCGCCAACTATTCTCTTTTTAGGGAAGCTAGTTAGTCCCTTTGTGTGGCTTTTGTCAGCAGCGACCAATCTTATTAGTTACATAACACCGATGGAGTTTGACGATGCTGATGAGAAGATGACCCGTGATGAAATCGAGTACATTTTAACCACCCAGAGTGAGGAAACTTTAGATGCAGATGAAATTGAAATGTTGCAGGGGATTTTTTCACTTGATGAAATGATGGCACGTGAAGTTATGGTACCGCGTACGGATGCCTTCATGGTCGATATTGAGGCCGATACAGCAACGATTATGGCGGAAATTTTGAAGCAGAATTTCTCGCGGATTCCAGTTTATGACGGAGATAAGGATAATGTTGTTGGGTTGATTCATACCAAGCGTATCTTGGCTGAAGGCTTTTCTACTGGTTTTGAAAATTTAAATATCCGACGGATTTTACAAGAACCACTCTTTGTACCAGAGACGATTTTTGTGGATGACTTATTAAAGGCCTTGCGCAATACTCAAAATCAAATGGCTATTCTACTTGATGAGTACGGTGGTGTGGCAGGAATTGTGACCTTAGAAGATTTGCTTGAGGAAATCGTGGGAGAAATTGACGATGAAACGGATAAGACAGAGATTTTTGTTCGAGAAATCGGAGAACACACCTATATTGTTCAAGGAAATATGACCTTAAATGACTTCAATGAACATTTTGGGACAGAGTTGGAAAGCGATGATGTGGATACGATTGCAGGCTTCTATCTGACAGGTTTAGGGACGATTCCAAGCCAAGAAGAAAAAGAAGCCTACGAGGTCGATAATCACGGCTATCATTTGATTATGATCAATGATAAGGTCAAAAATGGACGTGTGACCAAGTTGAAAATGATACTGACACCTCTTGAAGCTGAAGAGGATATGAAAGATAGAAAAGAAAAGAAAGACTGA